The following coding sequences lie in one Leucobacter allii genomic window:
- a CDS encoding nucleotidyl transferase AbiEii/AbiGii toxin family protein, giving the protein MTLYALEGLLARIAISEYRDDFVLKGGVLLAAFAARRPTKDIDLQATRLTDDPDDVAERVRAIARLELADGLVFDPASVTATTIRDEDEYAGVRVKLIATLGTARLTVGMDVNFGDPIWPAPQLIELPRVTDLGLPPVTLLGYPLTMVLAEKIVTAIDRGVANTRWRDFADIYVLTRLHSVNADALRTSIETVAEYRKVTLAPLLPMLAPMNERAQQKYHAWRSRSHRDGELPAAFADVLSAIADFADPVLSTTTTEQGVEIYGTNENL; this is encoded by the coding sequence ATGACCCTGTACGCGCTCGAAGGGCTGCTGGCGCGCATTGCGATCTCTGAGTACCGCGATGACTTCGTGCTGAAAGGCGGCGTGCTGCTTGCCGCTTTCGCAGCACGCCGCCCGACGAAGGATATCGATCTGCAGGCAACGCGGCTCACCGACGACCCTGACGACGTCGCCGAGCGCGTCCGCGCGATCGCGAGGCTAGAGCTTGCCGACGGGCTCGTGTTCGATCCCGCGAGCGTCACTGCGACAACGATTCGTGACGAGGACGAGTACGCCGGGGTTCGGGTCAAGCTCATAGCAACGCTCGGCACTGCCCGGCTGACCGTCGGAATGGACGTGAACTTCGGCGACCCTATCTGGCCAGCACCTCAGCTTATTGAGTTGCCTCGTGTCACGGATCTCGGTCTCCCGCCCGTGACGCTGTTGGGATACCCGCTGACGATGGTGCTCGCCGAGAAGATCGTCACCGCCATCGACCGCGGCGTCGCCAACACTCGCTGGCGCGACTTCGCTGACATCTACGTTCTCACCCGACTCCACTCCGTCAACGCGGACGCACTCCGCACATCGATCGAGACCGTCGCTGAGTACCGCAAGGTCACACTTGCACCATTGCTGCCTATGCTCGCGCCGATGAACGAACGCGCTCAGCAGAAATACCACGCGTGGCGCTCCCGATCACATCGTGACGGCGAACTCCCTGCAGCGTTTGCCGACGTACTCTCTGCGATCGCGGACTTTGCGGACCCGGTGCTGTCTACTACAACAACTGAACAAGGAGTCGAGATTTATGGCACGAATGAGAACCTTTGA
- a CDS encoding type I restriction endonuclease subunit R → MTKQRGTHMTSLTEGDWELDALETLAEPLDWRPARGEEIAPGSGERGTWDDLLIRPRLLDTLRRLNPGIPGEYLQQAVAEIAAPKSQDAITENHRIHQYLVGGYPLSYIDSDGVEQNQRLRLLGADPAENDWLAVNQVTLRQGDLHRRIDIVLFVNGMPLVIVELKRAGSASTGVAPAHAQLQTYLREFPMAFRFCVLTLASDGLEAKYGTPFTPLNHFAPWNVDDDGAPLKQPRIEEGVSVEPIDDALNGLFNQERFLQLVRNFTAFDENSDGLTKRIAKPHQYFAVTKAVGSTVQAVETNGKAGVVWHTQGSGKSMEMELYANLVSRHPKLKNPTVVVVTDRTELDGQLFQTFDQSLLLAEKPVQVRERAQLRDELRNRVTGGIYFTTLQKFGLTEAEKQSGTQHPLLTDRRNVIVVVDEAHRSHYDDLDGYARHLRDALPNATLIAFTGTPISFAERDTRAVFGDYIDIYDLSRAVDDGATVPVYFEPRLIKVSFADDANDEDIDATADEYTLGLDDTERARLEASVAVVNAVYGTPERIETLATDLVKHWEERRERMKPFLGSPGKALIVGGTREICARLYSAIVDLRPDWHSDALDKGRIKVVYSGAASDVPPVSDHVRRDSENKAIKARLKDASDDLEIVIVKDMMLTGFDAPPLHTLYLDRPLKGALLMQTLARVNRTFKGKEDGLLVAYAPLADNLAKALSEYTVSDQANKPIGRNVDEAVGIASELVAQIREMLAGCDWRSIAAMGGSRAWRTAATTATNYLRDAANPLNAVELGAERLSVQYRTATGRLSRAWALASGRAGLAELHDEIAFYEEVRVWMAKFDAAERQSRDEPIPEEISRLLGTLVADSIAPGEVLDIYDAAGLPRFALDDLEAEFLAKAQAAPNAHLAIEALRKSLTDAGSAAARGNLVRQRAFSERIAEIMNRYTNQQLTSAEVIAELVELAKEVATEASRGERFSPALSNDELAFYDAVVTNESAIDVQGEDVLAQIARELVAVMRRDVRTDWTVRDDVRAKLRSSIKRLLVKYKYPPDRQPEAIKLVMEQMESIAPRYADERVR, encoded by the coding sequence ATGACGAAGCAGAGAGGGACACACATGACATCGCTCACTGAGGGTGACTGGGAACTGGATGCGCTCGAGACACTCGCCGAGCCACTCGATTGGCGTCCGGCCAGGGGCGAGGAGATCGCGCCCGGCAGCGGGGAACGGGGCACCTGGGACGATCTACTGATCCGTCCGCGCTTGCTCGATACCCTTCGTCGCCTAAACCCGGGCATCCCTGGCGAGTACTTGCAGCAGGCGGTGGCCGAGATCGCGGCGCCAAAGTCGCAAGACGCGATCACCGAGAACCACCGCATCCATCAGTACCTCGTCGGTGGTTATCCGCTGAGCTACATCGATTCTGACGGCGTCGAGCAGAACCAGCGCCTACGGTTGCTTGGGGCAGACCCTGCAGAGAATGACTGGCTCGCTGTCAACCAGGTAACTCTGCGACAGGGCGATCTGCATCGCCGGATCGACATCGTGCTGTTCGTAAACGGGATGCCGCTCGTCATCGTTGAGCTGAAGCGTGCGGGTTCTGCATCCACCGGTGTTGCCCCCGCGCACGCGCAACTGCAGACGTACCTGCGCGAGTTTCCGATGGCCTTCCGATTCTGTGTGCTCACACTCGCAAGTGACGGGCTTGAGGCGAAGTACGGCACTCCGTTCACGCCCCTCAACCACTTCGCACCATGGAACGTCGATGACGATGGTGCACCGCTGAAGCAGCCACGGATCGAAGAAGGTGTGTCGGTCGAGCCGATCGACGACGCCCTCAACGGCCTCTTCAACCAAGAGCGGTTCTTGCAGCTCGTCCGAAATTTCACTGCGTTCGACGAGAACTCCGACGGACTCACTAAGCGCATCGCGAAGCCACACCAGTACTTTGCGGTGACGAAGGCGGTGGGCTCTACGGTGCAGGCGGTGGAGACGAATGGCAAGGCCGGTGTGGTGTGGCACACGCAGGGGTCGGGCAAGTCGATGGAAATGGAGCTGTACGCGAATCTCGTGTCGCGGCATCCGAAGCTGAAGAACCCGACGGTGGTCGTCGTCACCGACCGCACCGAACTCGATGGGCAGCTGTTCCAGACTTTCGACCAGAGCCTGCTGCTGGCAGAGAAGCCGGTGCAGGTTCGCGAGCGCGCGCAGCTACGCGACGAGCTGCGCAATCGGGTCACCGGTGGCATCTACTTTACGACGCTACAGAAGTTTGGACTGACTGAAGCTGAGAAGCAGTCGGGCACGCAGCATCCATTACTCACCGACCGGCGCAACGTGATCGTCGTGGTCGACGAGGCGCACCGCAGCCACTACGACGACCTTGACGGATATGCCCGGCATTTGCGCGATGCGCTGCCGAATGCGACCCTCATCGCGTTCACCGGAACACCGATCTCGTTCGCGGAGCGTGACACCCGTGCGGTGTTTGGTGACTACATCGACATCTACGACCTTTCCCGTGCGGTGGATGACGGTGCTACCGTGCCCGTGTATTTCGAACCACGGCTCATCAAGGTGTCGTTTGCCGATGACGCCAACGATGAAGACATCGACGCCACCGCCGATGAGTACACGCTCGGCCTAGATGACACGGAGCGGGCCCGACTGGAGGCATCCGTTGCCGTCGTCAACGCCGTCTACGGCACGCCCGAGCGCATCGAGACCCTCGCGACCGACCTCGTGAAACATTGGGAGGAGCGGCGCGAACGCATGAAGCCTTTCCTTGGGTCACCTGGCAAGGCGCTCATTGTGGGCGGTACGCGCGAGATCTGCGCGCGGCTGTACTCGGCGATCGTCGATCTGCGCCCCGACTGGCACTCGGATGCACTCGATAAGGGCCGCATCAAGGTTGTTTACTCGGGGGCAGCTTCGGATGTGCCGCCGGTGAGCGACCACGTGCGACGCGACTCTGAGAACAAGGCGATCAAGGCACGGCTGAAGGATGCCTCGGACGACCTCGAGATCGTGATCGTCAAAGACATGATGCTCACCGGGTTCGACGCCCCGCCGTTGCACACTCTCTACCTCGATCGGCCACTCAAGGGCGCGTTGCTCATGCAGACTCTCGCTCGCGTGAACCGCACTTTCAAAGGAAAGGAGGACGGACTGCTCGTCGCGTACGCACCGCTGGCCGACAACCTCGCCAAGGCACTGTCGGAGTACACTGTCTCGGACCAGGCAAACAAGCCGATCGGTCGGAACGTCGACGAGGCCGTCGGGATCGCGTCGGAGCTGGTGGCGCAGATCCGCGAAATGCTCGCAGGCTGCGATTGGCGTTCGATCGCAGCCATGGGCGGATCGCGTGCTTGGCGCACTGCCGCGACCACAGCGACGAACTATCTGCGGGATGCCGCGAACCCGCTGAACGCTGTGGAGCTGGGTGCCGAGCGATTGTCGGTACAGTATCGGACAGCGACAGGTCGTCTCTCGCGCGCGTGGGCACTTGCGTCGGGTCGTGCCGGCCTTGCAGAACTGCACGACGAGATCGCATTCTACGAAGAGGTCCGCGTGTGGATGGCGAAATTCGACGCCGCTGAGCGGCAGTCGCGCGACGAACCGATACCCGAAGAGATCTCGCGACTGCTCGGTACGCTCGTCGCTGATTCGATCGCACCGGGCGAAGTGCTCGACATCTATGACGCCGCAGGCCTCCCGCGCTTCGCGCTCGACGACCTGGAGGCAGAGTTCCTCGCGAAGGCGCAGGCCGCGCCCAATGCACACCTTGCAATCGAAGCGTTGCGCAAGTCACTGACCGACGCCGGGTCGGCCGCGGCCCGCGGAAATCTCGTGCGGCAGCGAGCGTTCTCGGAACGGATCGCCGAGATCATGAACCGTTACACAAACCAGCAGTTGACCTCTGCCGAAGTGATCGCCGAACTGGTCGAACTAGCTAAGGAGGTCGCGACCGAGGCGTCCCGTGGAGAGCGCTTCTCACCCGCGCTGTCGAACGACGAACTTGCGTTCTACGATGCCGTCGTTACCAACGAGTCTGCGATTGATGTGCAGGGTGAGGACGTACTTGCCCAGATCGCGCGCGAGCTCGTCGCCGTGATGCGACGCGACGTGCGCACCGACTGGACCGTGCGAGACGACGTGCGCGCCAAGCTACGATCATCAATCAAACGGCTGCTCGTTAAGTACAAGTATCCGCCCGACAGGCAGCCGGAGGCGATCAAGCTCGTGATGGAGCAGATGGAATCAATAGCACCGCGCTATGCGGACGAGCGCGTGCGTTAG
- a CDS encoding restriction endonuclease subunit S, translating to MNREPLRAVATERGLVGGPFGSSLVNADYTHDGVPVIRGVNMSAGRFVGGEFAFVSLEKLARDLAHNTAVPRDIIYTQRGTLGQVALVPSGGAETFVISQSQMRLRVDPERAVPEFVYYASTTNDFLGQIDDRAISTGVPHTNLGILAELEIPLPSLAEQQAIAEVLGALDDKIAANTALAGAVDDYLATLLDDMAGGVGTTMLRSIADVNRRSVKPDAEGNLRYVDIASVTVGSFEYPEISAWSDAPGRARRGLSAGDTMWSTVRPNRRSHALNLEDDALLVASTGLAILSPREVGFAYLYEASRRPEFSAYLENVAEGSAYPAVRADRFLEAPVPSLSADHIHTFEAQAAPLRELVASLARENRTLAATRDALLPQLMSGKLRVRDAEAEVSEAGV from the coding sequence ATGAACCGCGAGCCACTGAGGGCTGTCGCGACCGAACGTGGACTCGTCGGCGGCCCCTTCGGATCGTCGTTGGTAAACGCCGATTACACGCACGATGGCGTTCCCGTCATCCGCGGGGTCAACATGAGTGCTGGACGCTTTGTCGGCGGTGAGTTCGCATTCGTTTCGCTCGAGAAGCTTGCGCGAGACCTAGCTCACAACACGGCGGTTCCCCGCGACATCATTTACACGCAGCGAGGCACACTTGGCCAGGTTGCACTCGTGCCGAGCGGAGGAGCCGAGACATTCGTCATTTCTCAGAGTCAGATGCGCCTTCGAGTTGACCCCGAGCGAGCGGTCCCCGAGTTTGTGTACTACGCGTCGACGACCAATGATTTTCTCGGGCAGATCGACGACCGTGCGATATCGACCGGGGTCCCGCACACAAACCTCGGGATTCTGGCTGAGTTGGAGATTCCGCTCCCCTCGCTGGCAGAGCAGCAGGCGATCGCCGAGGTGCTGGGCGCGCTCGACGACAAGATCGCCGCCAACACTGCCCTCGCTGGCGCTGTAGACGACTACCTCGCGACTCTGCTTGACGATATGGCGGGCGGCGTTGGCACAACCATGCTGCGCTCGATTGCGGATGTGAATAGGCGCTCGGTTAAGCCGGATGCTGAGGGGAACCTCCGCTATGTCGATATTGCGTCAGTCACGGTGGGAAGTTTCGAGTACCCCGAAATCAGCGCTTGGAGCGACGCGCCCGGGCGGGCTCGGCGCGGGCTGTCGGCGGGGGACACGATGTGGTCCACCGTTCGGCCCAACCGTCGCTCGCACGCACTCAATCTTGAGGATGATGCCTTGCTCGTTGCATCTACCGGGCTGGCTATTCTCTCGCCGCGTGAGGTCGGGTTCGCATACCTGTATGAGGCGAGTCGGCGCCCGGAGTTTTCGGCCTACCTGGAGAACGTTGCCGAAGGAAGCGCTTATCCCGCGGTGCGCGCTGATCGATTCCTTGAGGCCCCTGTTCCTAGCCTGTCAGCCGATCACATCCACACGTTTGAAGCGCAGGCAGCTCCACTCCGCGAACTTGTCGCCTCTCTAGCACGGGAGAATCGCACCCTCGCCGCAACTCGCGACGCGCTCCTCCCGCAGCTCATGTCGGGCAAACTCCGCGTCCGCGATGCCGAGGCGGAGGTATCTGAAGCCGGCGTGTGA
- a CDS encoding type I restriction-modification system subunit M has translation MPRTPKAAPAAPSTMKELKDTLWKAADKLRGSMDASQYKDVILGLVFLKYVSDAFDERRAGIRTELTADGYDDEQIADLIDDTDEYTGRGVFWIPANARWGFLAENAKGLGPSMDTAEKSIGALVDEAMDAVMQANPRLSGTLPRIFNRDSVDQRRLGELIDLFNSARFTIQGQGGADGRRARDLLGEVYEYFLEKFAAAEGKRGGEFYTPAGVVRVIVELLQPTHGRVYDPACGSGGMFVQAEKFIDAHHGEGSDISVYGQELNERTWRMAKMNLAIHGLTGNLGPRWGDTFARDLHPDVQADYVMANPPFNIKDWARNEDDPRWRFGVPPAGNANYAWIQHILSKLAPGGQAGVVMANGSMSSNSGGEGRIRAEIVEADLVSCMVALPTQLFRSTGIPVCVWFFAKDKGARAGEVLFIDARGLGHMVDRAERALSDEDIARIAGTFHAWRGVESDSAPEEYTDVPGFCYSASLDEIKAADYALTPGRYVGAAEAEDDGEPIEEKLARLRVELEAQFAESARLVEVVREQIARVS, from the coding sequence ATGCCCCGCACACCGAAAGCCGCCCCTGCGGCACCGTCGACCATGAAGGAGCTGAAAGACACGCTCTGGAAGGCCGCCGATAAGCTACGCGGGTCGATGGACGCCTCGCAGTACAAGGACGTCATTCTCGGTCTCGTGTTCCTGAAGTACGTGTCGGACGCATTTGACGAGCGCCGCGCAGGCATCCGCACCGAGCTCACCGCCGACGGATACGACGATGAACAGATCGCCGATCTCATCGATGACACCGACGAGTACACCGGCCGCGGAGTGTTCTGGATACCCGCGAACGCACGATGGGGGTTCCTTGCCGAGAACGCGAAGGGTCTGGGGCCATCGATGGATACCGCGGAGAAGTCGATCGGCGCGCTCGTAGATGAGGCGATGGATGCCGTTATGCAGGCAAATCCACGGCTTTCGGGCACGCTACCGCGCATCTTCAATCGTGACAGCGTCGACCAACGCCGCCTGGGCGAACTGATCGATTTGTTCAACTCGGCGCGGTTTACGATCCAGGGCCAAGGCGGTGCGGACGGACGCCGCGCCCGGGATCTGCTCGGCGAGGTGTACGAGTACTTCCTCGAGAAGTTCGCTGCCGCCGAAGGTAAGCGGGGCGGCGAGTTCTATACGCCCGCCGGCGTCGTGCGGGTGATCGTCGAACTGCTACAGCCCACCCATGGGCGGGTGTACGACCCGGCATGCGGGTCCGGCGGCATGTTCGTGCAGGCCGAGAAGTTCATCGACGCCCACCACGGCGAAGGCTCCGACATCTCGGTGTATGGGCAGGAGCTCAACGAGCGCACCTGGCGCATGGCGAAAATGAACCTCGCCATCCACGGCCTCACCGGCAACCTCGGACCGCGCTGGGGCGACACCTTCGCCCGCGACCTGCACCCCGACGTGCAGGCGGACTATGTCATGGCCAATCCGCCTTTCAACATCAAGGACTGGGCCCGCAACGAAGATGACCCCCGCTGGCGGTTCGGTGTGCCCCCGGCCGGCAACGCGAACTACGCGTGGATCCAGCACATCCTCTCCAAGCTCGCCCCCGGCGGCCAGGCAGGCGTCGTCATGGCGAACGGCTCCATGTCGTCGAACTCAGGCGGTGAAGGCCGGATTCGCGCCGAGATCGTCGAAGCCGACCTCGTTTCCTGTATGGTCGCCCTGCCAACTCAGCTGTTCCGCTCCACCGGAATCCCGGTGTGTGTCTGGTTCTTCGCTAAGGACAAGGGTGCAAGGGCAGGAGAAGTGCTGTTTATCGACGCCCGCGGACTTGGGCACATGGTGGATCGCGCCGAGCGGGCGCTTTCGGACGAAGACATCGCCCGAATCGCGGGGACGTTCCACGCGTGGCGCGGAGTCGAATCGGATTCCGCGCCCGAAGAGTACACGGACGTTCCGGGCTTCTGCTATTCGGCGTCGCTCGACGAGATCAAGGCCGCCGACTATGCATTGACGCCGGGACGCTACGTCGGCGCCGCAGAGGCAGAGGATGACGGCGAGCCGATCGAGGAGAAGCTCGCCAGATTGAGGGTGGAGCTTGAGGCGCAGTTCGCGGAGTCAGCACGACTGGTCGAGGTTGTGCGCGAACAGATCGCGAGGGTGTCATGA
- a CDS encoding DUF2130 domain-containing protein, whose protein sequence is MRTTEFETELHARLAAAEQAKEIEIALAVAKATQQTLKVNVAKDAEIQQLKSEVKSATTNQELAVAKAVAAAEKNLNEAKSMLSLQAAEQKVKDAAIKESHAKDLALKDELISRYKDMKAKLSVKHLGETLEQHCEIEFNRMRSLAFPNAQFGKDNDASAGTKGDYVFRDFSDDDVEYVSIMFEMKNESDATATRKKNSDFFAKLDKDRNDKGCEYAVLISMLEEDSELYTGITDVSHLYPKMFVVRPQFFLAIIALLRNATQDTIMVKAELEQIKKQNIDITDFEFELEDFKSAFGRNYDLAKRKFDAAIKDIDVAIERLQKVKEGLLGSENNLRLANDKATALTVKKLTKGNPTMAAKFAELDAAERSDAA, encoded by the coding sequence GTGCGCACCACCGAGTTCGAGACCGAACTCCACGCACGCCTCGCTGCGGCCGAACAAGCCAAGGAAATCGAGATCGCGCTCGCGGTGGCGAAAGCAACACAGCAGACGCTGAAGGTGAACGTCGCCAAAGACGCCGAGATCCAGCAGCTCAAGTCCGAGGTCAAGTCCGCGACGACTAACCAGGAGCTGGCTGTCGCAAAGGCGGTCGCGGCGGCGGAGAAGAACCTCAACGAAGCGAAGAGCATGCTGAGCCTTCAGGCTGCTGAGCAGAAGGTCAAGGACGCTGCGATCAAAGAGTCGCACGCCAAGGATCTGGCGCTGAAGGATGAGCTCATCTCCCGTTACAAGGACATGAAGGCGAAGCTGTCCGTGAAGCACCTCGGCGAGACTCTTGAGCAGCACTGCGAAATCGAGTTCAACCGCATGCGCTCGCTCGCCTTCCCCAATGCACAGTTCGGCAAGGACAACGACGCATCTGCCGGCACGAAGGGCGATTACGTCTTCCGCGACTTCAGCGACGACGACGTCGAGTACGTCTCGATCATGTTCGAGATGAAGAACGAGTCCGATGCTACCGCTACGCGGAAGAAGAACAGCGACTTCTTCGCCAAGCTCGACAAGGATCGCAACGACAAAGGCTGCGAGTACGCGGTACTTATCTCGATGCTTGAGGAAGACTCCGAGCTCTACACAGGCATCACGGACGTGTCACATCTGTACCCCAAGATGTTCGTCGTTCGCCCGCAGTTCTTCCTCGCAATCATCGCGCTGCTGCGCAATGCTACTCAGGACACGATCATGGTCAAGGCCGAGCTCGAGCAGATCAAGAAGCAGAACATCGACATTACCGACTTCGAGTTCGAACTCGAAGATTTTAAGTCGGCGTTCGGTCGCAATTACGACCTCGCCAAGCGCAAGTTCGACGCAGCCATCAAGGATATCGACGTCGCTATCGAGCGGCTCCAGAAGGTCAAGGAGGGCTTGCTCGGCTCCGAGAACAACCTCCGCCTCGCGAACGACAAGGCAACCGCGCTCACAGTCAAGAAGCTGACCAAGGGCAACCCAACGATGGCAGCCAAGTTCGCCGAGTTGGACGCGGCCGAAAGGTCGGACGCCGCGTAG
- a CDS encoding tyrosine-type recombinase/integrase yields MARPRIAAGELGQVQVTQLANGKWRARARMRNDSGELMQLRAEGISENAAREELLSRAKTLTTHTKAIVTAASTIQETAEAWLPTVKIRAENGTLSWSTYENYETTVRLTLIPTCGGVTLEALTVGRCDRIIQNLLADKGVSAAREARSVLSLICGFAVRDNAIPTNPVRDVTRLPTPEKKTAMLTPQQIEAIRELMTHWRESEGMGPRPNWRALVDGMDIMLGTSARVGECIGLRRCDVDMTAAPPTILIDGTVIQNKKQGVTRKNAPKRTRQRRRVALPALAADAVRRRLALAESGPEALLSPIETGKPMSVSNYERLLRSFIDDSRDALVRLGMEVDEYSTHIYRRTTATLVERAAGLTIASRLLGHANEMVTRNSYAITAEQVDVVTADLLDAILGE; encoded by the coding sequence GTGGCTAGGCCCAGGATCGCCGCGGGCGAGCTCGGCCAGGTGCAAGTGACGCAGCTCGCGAACGGTAAATGGCGGGCACGCGCCAGGATGCGAAATGATTCGGGCGAACTCATGCAGCTCCGTGCCGAGGGCATCAGTGAGAATGCCGCCCGGGAGGAACTGCTGTCGCGTGCGAAGACACTGACGACACATACGAAGGCCATTGTCACCGCCGCATCGACTATTCAGGAGACGGCGGAGGCATGGTTGCCGACAGTCAAAATACGTGCCGAGAACGGAACTCTCTCGTGGTCGACGTACGAGAACTATGAGACCACCGTCCGCCTCACCCTCATCCCGACCTGCGGCGGTGTGACGTTAGAAGCGCTTACGGTTGGCCGCTGCGACCGGATTATCCAGAACCTCCTCGCGGACAAGGGAGTTTCAGCGGCGCGAGAAGCGCGATCAGTGCTGTCGCTCATCTGCGGGTTCGCCGTACGCGATAATGCGATCCCGACAAACCCGGTGCGTGACGTCACCCGGCTGCCGACGCCCGAGAAGAAGACCGCGATGCTCACTCCACAGCAGATCGAGGCGATCCGCGAGCTCATGACTCATTGGCGAGAGTCGGAGGGCATGGGACCGCGCCCGAACTGGCGGGCACTGGTCGATGGCATGGACATCATGCTCGGTACCTCCGCCCGTGTGGGGGAGTGCATTGGACTGCGCCGGTGTGACGTGGATATGACCGCGGCACCGCCGACGATCCTGATCGATGGGACGGTGATCCAGAACAAGAAACAGGGCGTGACTCGGAAGAACGCCCCGAAGCGCACCCGTCAACGTCGTCGCGTTGCCCTCCCCGCTCTCGCAGCCGACGCAGTGCGGCGCCGCCTCGCGCTTGCTGAGAGCGGACCGGAGGCGCTGCTGTCCCCAATAGAGACAGGTAAACCGATGAGCGTGTCCAACTACGAGCGGTTGCTGCGCTCGTTCATAGACGACAGTCGGGATGCGCTTGTTCGCCTTGGAATGGAAGTAGACGAGTACTCGACGCACATCTATCGACGCACCACCGCGACTCTCGTGGAGCGCGCGGCGGGGCTCACCATCGCCTCGCGTTTGCTTGGGCACGCGAACGAAATGGTCACCCGCAACAGTTACGCCATCACCGCCGAGCAAGTCGACGTCGTGACTGCCGACCTCCTCGACGCCATTCTGGGCGAGTGA
- a CDS encoding helix-turn-helix transcriptional regulator yields MLLLVMEDHAYIEIEPAFLTQAEVAILLGVPVRALEGWRLTKSGPPWLKLGRHVKYDRGDVLFWAREQRRG; encoded by the coding sequence GTGCTCCTCCTCGTCATGGAAGATCATGCGTACATCGAGATCGAGCCCGCGTTCCTGACTCAAGCCGAGGTCGCGATCCTGCTGGGCGTACCTGTGCGTGCGTTGGAGGGGTGGCGGCTCACGAAGTCAGGTCCGCCGTGGCTGAAACTCGGCAGACACGTCAAATACGATCGTGGTGACGTACTTTTCTGGGCGAGGGAGCAGCGCCGTGGCTAG
- a CDS encoding TraR/DksA family transcriptional regulator, giving the protein MNEQEELRAGLAEARRRAAERVAKREDGLRALTRARRSASDDDEHDPEGETLSAQWSLRAGLLADARETLRQADAALERLGRGEYGICRVCGGPIPPAQLEVRPFRESCVACG; this is encoded by the coding sequence ATGAACGAGCAGGAGGAGCTTCGTGCGGGCCTCGCGGAGGCGCGGAGGCGCGCCGCCGAGCGCGTCGCGAAGCGCGAAGACGGGCTGCGGGCGCTGACTCGCGCTCGGCGCAGCGCATCCGATGACGACGAGCACGATCCCGAGGGGGAGACGCTCTCCGCGCAGTGGTCCCTGCGTGCCGGACTCCTCGCCGATGCGCGCGAGACGCTGCGGCAGGCGGACGCCGCTCTGGAGCGGCTCGGCCGCGGCGAATACGGGATCTGCCGTGTCTGCGGCGGGCCGATCCCGCCCGCGCAGCTCGAGGTCCGGCCATTCCGCGAGTCCTGCGTCGCCTGCGGGTAG
- a CDS encoding Hsp20/alpha crystallin family protein gives MAQYSPIREMERLADALFDGSPRGPRRMPMDLYRDGDTYVLTADLPGMDPGSVDIDVDGQLLTIRAERTLPSTENVQWITRERTPGSFLRQLSLGQGVDTERISAGYDQGVLSVTIPMSERAKPRKVQVATGAHVESAHETAAEAPGTANSAPRSENAVVQASA, from the coding sequence ATGGCACAGTACAGCCCGATCCGAGAGATGGAACGCCTCGCCGACGCGCTGTTCGACGGCTCGCCGCGCGGCCCGCGCCGCATGCCGATGGACCTCTACCGCGACGGGGACACCTACGTGCTCACCGCCGATCTCCCGGGCATGGACCCGGGTTCCGTCGATATCGATGTCGACGGCCAGCTGCTCACCATCCGCGCCGAGCGCACCCTCCCCAGCACCGAGAACGTGCAGTGGATCACGCGCGAGCGCACCCCCGGCAGCTTCCTGCGCCAGCTCAGCCTCGGCCAGGGCGTCGACACCGAGCGGATCTCCGCCGGCTACGACCAGGGCGTGCTGAGCGTCACGATCCCGATGAGCGAGCGGGCGAAGCCCCGTAAGGTCCAGGTCGCGACGGGTGCGCACGTCGAGTCGGCGCACGAGACGGCCGCGGAGGCGCCCGGCACCGCGAACTCCGCGCCCCGGTCGGAGAACGCCGTGGTGCAGGCCTCCGCCTGA